The Kitasatospora sp. NBC_00374 genome has a segment encoding these proteins:
- a CDS encoding IS5 family transposase: MLPVRNGYAESRPLGCHRRRVPDRTVFEYVVLALVHGSGYERIAGAGCSDRTIRRRVKQWAELGISEKVHALALEAYDRVIGLGLSEISVDGCITKAPSGGDKAGRSPVDRGKQGLKRSVASDACGVPLGIVSDGADRHDSPLLGPTLDAARAQVGAMPETVSVNLDRGYDSAKSRLLIAGLGFAAEIARKGVPAPIQAGKRWVVERTHSWMNGYGKLRRCTERSGEVVDFYLYLAATLVTLRMLIRRSTSRYRWDGRPTTRRLK, translated from the coding sequence CTGCTGCCCGTGCGGAACGGATACGCCGAGAGCCGTCCGCTGGGTTGTCACCGGCGACGGGTTCCAGACCGGACCGTCTTCGAGTACGTCGTGCTCGCGCTGGTCCATGGCTCCGGCTACGAACGGATCGCTGGCGCCGGATGCTCCGACCGGACCATCCGGCGCCGCGTCAAGCAGTGGGCTGAACTGGGGATATCCGAGAAGGTCCATGCCCTTGCACTCGAGGCCTACGACCGCGTGATCGGCCTCGGGCTGAGCGAGATCTCGGTGGACGGCTGCATCACCAAGGCCCCGTCCGGTGGGGACAAGGCCGGGCGCTCCCCGGTGGACCGGGGCAAGCAGGGGCTGAAACGCTCCGTCGCGTCCGATGCCTGTGGTGTCCCGCTCGGGATCGTCTCCGACGGGGCCGACCGGCACGATTCACCCCTGCTCGGCCCCACTCTGGACGCGGCACGGGCACAGGTCGGCGCGATGCCGGAGACCGTCAGCGTCAACCTCGACCGCGGCTACGACAGCGCCAAGTCCCGTCTGCTGATAGCCGGGTTGGGCTTCGCTGCCGAGATCGCACGCAAGGGCGTGCCCGCCCCGATCCAAGCCGGAAAACGCTGGGTGGTAGAACGCACCCACTCGTGGATGAACGGCTACGGAAAGCTCCGTCGCTGTACTGAGAGGAGCGGCGAGGTCGTGGACTTCTACCTCTACCTCGCCGCCACTCTCGTCACGCTCCGCATGCTCATCCGACGCTCGACGAGCCGCTACCGCTGGGACGGCCGCCCCACCACCCGACGCCTCAAGTGA
- the iolD gene encoding 3D-(3,5/4)-trihydroxycyclohexane-1,2-dione acylhydrolase (decyclizing), whose protein sequence is MTAASPEAPGAAVRLTTAQALVRFLAHQFTERDGHRQRLIAACWGIFGHGNVAGLGQALRQAGQDGPDGMPFLQGRNEQAMVHAAVGFARQRGRAATHAVTTSIGPGATNLVTGAALATVNRLPVLLLPGDVFATRPADPVLQQLESPASGDLTVNDALRPVSRYFDRIWRPEMLIDAALHAMRVLTDPVDTGAVTLAVPQDVQAEAYDWPAAFFADRLWRIRRPQPDAGELARAAELIRAARRPLLVAGGGVHHSGAEAALASLVEATGLPVAETQSGKGSLPWDHPAQLGAVGHTGTTAANAAAARADLVIGVGTRWTDFTTASATLFGSPGVRFVNLNIAAPDAHKLAGEPLVADARSGLEQLTAHLAGHRVDREHREVCAGAARTWQRLVDRAYHAPDPAARPTQTQLLGVLQETLAERDVLVNAAGSLPGDLHRLWRARDPRQYHVEYGYSCMGYEIPAALGVRLAAPDREVFALVGDGTYLMMPTELVTAVQERIKIIPVLVQNHGYASIGNLSEAVGAERYGTAYRYRAPDGGYTGDPLPIDLAANMASLGLEVLRADTVEQLRHALRTARAADRPTAVYVETAAAAAPDDVAPAVTASAWWEVPVAEVSTRQATAEARRAYDDAKRRQQRHL, encoded by the coding sequence ATGACCGCCGCCAGTCCCGAGGCGCCCGGCGCCGCCGTCCGCCTGACCACCGCCCAGGCGCTGGTGCGCTTCCTCGCCCACCAGTTCACCGAACGCGACGGCCACCGGCAGCGGCTGATCGCGGCCTGCTGGGGCATCTTCGGCCACGGCAACGTGGCGGGTCTCGGGCAGGCGCTGCGGCAGGCCGGGCAGGACGGCCCGGACGGCATGCCGTTCCTGCAGGGCCGCAACGAGCAGGCGATGGTGCACGCCGCCGTCGGCTTCGCCCGCCAGCGCGGCCGGGCCGCCACCCACGCCGTCACCACCTCGATCGGCCCCGGCGCCACCAACCTGGTCACCGGCGCCGCCCTGGCCACCGTCAACCGGCTGCCGGTCCTGCTGCTGCCCGGCGACGTCTTCGCGACGCGCCCCGCCGACCCGGTCCTCCAGCAGCTGGAGTCACCGGCCTCGGGCGACCTGACGGTCAACGACGCGCTGCGCCCGGTCTCCCGCTACTTCGACCGGATCTGGCGCCCGGAGATGCTCATCGACGCGGCGCTGCACGCCATGCGGGTGCTGACCGACCCGGTCGACACGGGGGCGGTGACGCTCGCCGTCCCGCAGGACGTCCAGGCCGAGGCGTACGACTGGCCGGCGGCCTTCTTCGCCGACCGTCTCTGGCGGATCCGCCGTCCGCAGCCGGACGCCGGGGAGCTGGCCCGGGCCGCCGAGCTGATCAGGGCCGCCCGCCGGCCGCTGCTCGTGGCGGGCGGTGGTGTCCACCACAGCGGGGCCGAGGCGGCCCTGGCCTCCCTCGTCGAGGCGACCGGCCTGCCGGTTGCCGAGACGCAGTCCGGCAAGGGCTCGCTGCCCTGGGACCACCCCGCGCAGCTCGGTGCGGTCGGCCACACCGGAACCACGGCGGCCAACGCCGCCGCGGCCCGGGCCGACCTGGTGATCGGTGTCGGTACCCGCTGGACAGACTTCACCACCGCCTCCGCCACTCTGTTCGGTTCGCCCGGCGTCCGCTTCGTCAACCTCAACATCGCCGCGCCGGACGCCCACAAGCTGGCCGGCGAGCCGCTGGTGGCCGACGCCCGCAGCGGACTGGAGCAGCTCACCGCCCACCTGGCCGGCCACCGGGTCGACCGGGAGCACCGGGAGGTGTGCGCCGGCGCCGCCCGTACCTGGCAGCGCCTGGTCGACCGGGCTTACCACGCCCCGGACCCGGCTGCCCGCCCCACCCAGACCCAGCTGCTCGGTGTGCTCCAGGAGACCCTCGCCGAACGCGACGTGCTGGTCAACGCGGCCGGTTCGCTCCCCGGCGACCTGCACCGGCTGTGGCGGGCCCGCGATCCGCGGCAGTACCACGTCGAGTACGGCTACTCCTGCATGGGGTACGAGATCCCGGCCGCGCTCGGCGTCCGGCTGGCCGCCCCCGACCGGGAGGTCTTCGCGCTGGTCGGCGACGGCACCTACCTGATGATGCCGACCGAGCTGGTCACCGCCGTCCAGGAGCGCATCAAGATCATCCCGGTGCTGGTGCAGAACCACGGCTACGCCTCGATCGGCAACCTCTCCGAGGCGGTCGGCGCCGAACGCTACGGAACGGCGTACCGCTACCGGGCGCCGGACGGCGGCTACACCGGTGACCCGCTGCCGATCGACCTCGCGGCCAACATGGCCAGCCTCGGCCTGGAGGTCCTGCGGGCCGACACCGTCGAGCAGCTCCGCCACGCCCTGCGCACCGCCCGCGCCGCCGACCGCCCCACCGCCGTGTACGTCGAGACCGCGGCGGCGGCAGCCCCCGACGACGTCGCTCCGGCGGTCACCGCGTCCGCCTGGTGGGAGGTCCCGGTCGCCGAGGTCTCCACCCGCCAGGCCACCGCCGAGGCCCGCCGGGCCTACGACGACGCCAAGCGGCGGCAGCAACGACACCTGTGA
- the iolB gene encoding 5-deoxy-glucuronate isomerase, translating into MPADAPGPGPVRLHLPDGSATRDGYRCRIDPATAGWTYTSLRILDLAPGASRTFDTGDSEWIVLPLSGAARVTCDGRTLDLHGRPDVFRAVSDFAYLPRDSTATVTSAAGGRFALTGARCERRLAFRHGPADEVPVEIRGTGSSTRQVNNFAGVDAFATDRLIAVEVLTPAGNWSSYPPHRHDRERPGEESRLEEIYWFTIADSPAGTPGSGYHRVYPSGDRTRSDLLAEVRTGDAVLVPDGYHGPSMAAPGYDMYYLNAMAGPGATRAWLICDDPAHAWVRQTWTGQAPDPRLPLYTAPARGAATPAPAPVPAPTEGPER; encoded by the coding sequence GTGCCTGCGGACGCGCCCGGCCCCGGCCCCGTACGGCTGCACCTGCCCGACGGGTCCGCCACCCGCGACGGCTACCGCTGCCGGATCGACCCGGCGACCGCCGGCTGGACCTACACCTCGCTGCGGATCCTCGACCTGGCGCCCGGCGCATCCCGGACATTCGACACCGGGGACAGCGAGTGGATCGTGCTGCCGCTCTCCGGTGCGGCCCGGGTCACCTGCGACGGCCGGACGCTGGACCTGCACGGGCGGCCCGACGTGTTCCGTGCCGTCAGTGACTTCGCCTACCTGCCGCGCGACAGCACGGCCACCGTCACCAGCGCGGCCGGTGGACGGTTCGCCCTCACCGGGGCCCGGTGCGAGCGGCGGCTGGCCTTCCGTCACGGACCGGCGGACGAGGTCCCGGTGGAGATCCGCGGCACCGGGAGCAGCACCCGGCAGGTCAACAACTTCGCCGGGGTGGACGCCTTCGCCACCGACCGGCTGATCGCCGTCGAGGTGCTCACCCCGGCCGGGAACTGGTCCTCGTACCCGCCGCACCGGCACGACCGGGAGCGTCCGGGCGAGGAGAGCCGGCTGGAGGAGATCTACTGGTTCACCATCGCCGACTCCCCTGCCGGCACGCCCGGCAGTGGCTACCACCGGGTCTACCCGTCCGGCGACCGCACCCGTTCGGACCTGCTCGCCGAGGTCCGAACCGGCGACGCGGTGCTCGTGCCCGACGGCTATCACGGCCCGTCGATGGCGGCGCCCGGGTACGACATGTACTACCTCAACGCGATGGCCGGGCCCGGCGCCACCCGTGCCTGGCTGATCTGCGACGACCCCGCCCACGCCTGGGTCCGGCAGACCTGGACCGGCCAGGCCCCTGACCCGCGGCTGCCGCTGTACACCGCACCCGCCCGCGGAGCAGCAACACCCGCACCAGCACCTGTACCCGCACCGACGGAAGGCCCCGAGCGATGA
- a CDS encoding IS5 family transposase gives MPYHFTIPVPVDATSDTLACDCFVHQYGAIAAGRRAPHYPSDMTDAEWAQVKASMPVPAWLEGRGGRPEAHCHREMVDAVRYLVDNGAKWRAMPVDLPAPRKVYDFFRRWSRYGYVRELYQRLRRLQRERDGRVAEPSAGIMDAQSVDGSETCPTATRGIDGNKRRDGRKRHILTDTGGLLLEVTVTAANVHDSVAAPELIDAFMAEPGRLLKLVWADTAYQGPALADAFAAHGVRVEVVKRPDGTRGFVVLARRWAVERTLGWLSRARRLNRDHERRPDHHTQMVWWAGLITLTRRLAKERLHWPEFRPERLDPRPA, from the coding sequence TTGCCGTACCACTTCACCATCCCTGTGCCGGTCGATGCCACTTCGGACACTCTGGCGTGTGACTGCTTCGTTCACCAGTACGGGGCGATCGCGGCGGGGCGGCGTGCGCCGCACTACCCGTCCGACATGACGGATGCGGAATGGGCCCAGGTCAAGGCCTCGATGCCGGTGCCGGCCTGGTTGGAGGGCCGGGGCGGACGCCCCGAGGCCCATTGCCACCGTGAGATGGTCGACGCAGTGCGCTACCTCGTCGACAACGGCGCGAAGTGGCGGGCGATGCCCGTCGACCTGCCTGCCCCGCGCAAGGTCTACGACTTCTTTCGCCGCTGGTCGCGCTACGGGTATGTGCGCGAGCTCTACCAGCGACTACGTCGCCTGCAGCGCGAGCGGGACGGACGGGTGGCCGAGCCGAGCGCGGGAATCATGGACGCGCAGTCGGTGGACGGCTCGGAGACCTGCCCCACCGCCACGCGCGGGATCGACGGCAACAAGCGGCGCGACGGACGCAAGCGCCACATCCTGACCGACACGGGCGGCCTGCTGCTGGAGGTCACCGTCACCGCCGCGAACGTGCACGATTCGGTGGCCGCCCCGGAACTGATCGACGCGTTCATGGCCGAGCCCGGACGCCTGCTGAAACTGGTCTGGGCGGACACCGCCTACCAGGGCCCGGCGCTGGCGGACGCGTTCGCGGCGCACGGGGTCAGGGTCGAGGTGGTCAAGCGCCCGGACGGGACCAGGGGATTCGTGGTGCTCGCGCGCAGGTGGGCGGTCGAGCGCACGCTGGGGTGGCTCTCGCGGGCCCGCCGTCTGAACCGCGATCACGAGCGCCGGCCCGACCACCACACGCAGATGGTGTGGTGGGCCGGCCTGATCACCCTGACGCGGAGGCTGGCGAAAGAGCGTCTGCACTGGCCGGAGTTCCGGCCCGAGCGCCTGGACCCGCGGCCGGCCTGA
- a CDS encoding alpha/beta fold hydrolase: MPVTTAHQLRRIATNGVQLNVAIAGDGPAVLLLHGFPHTWQLWSGIMGRLAGRYRVIAPDLRGFGASARAVEGYDAGTLAADAEGLLDALGEPSAAVVGIDAGTAPAVLLALRRPGLVRRLVVMEALLGRLSGAEHVVAGGAPWWFGFHAVPGLAETVLPGNEAPYIDWFLDSGTLGRGVPDDIRAAFVHAYTGSEALRCAFSYYRALPTSTQQIQDAVATARLTMPTMAVGSHPVGTGLERQLRPIADDLVGHHLQDCGHIIPLDRPDALFALLAPFLSADLPK, translated from the coding sequence ATGCCCGTCACCACCGCACACCAACTGCGCCGCATCGCGACGAATGGCGTCCAACTCAACGTCGCGATCGCCGGGGACGGACCCGCGGTTCTCCTGCTGCACGGCTTCCCGCACACCTGGCAACTCTGGAGCGGCATCATGGGCCGACTGGCCGGACGGTACCGGGTCATCGCCCCGGACCTGCGAGGCTTCGGTGCCAGTGCACGTGCCGTCGAGGGCTACGACGCAGGCACCCTAGCCGCCGACGCCGAAGGGCTGCTCGACGCACTCGGCGAGCCCTCGGCAGCGGTGGTCGGCATCGACGCGGGCACTGCCCCCGCCGTCCTGCTCGCGCTGCGCCGGCCCGGCCTCGTCCGGCGCCTGGTCGTGATGGAGGCACTGCTCGGCCGCCTGTCCGGAGCCGAACACGTCGTCGCGGGCGGCGCCCCGTGGTGGTTCGGCTTCCACGCCGTCCCCGGCCTCGCTGAGACCGTCCTGCCCGGCAACGAGGCCCCGTACATCGACTGGTTCCTCGACTCGGGGACGCTCGGGCGAGGAGTACCCGACGACATCCGTGCGGCCTTCGTTCACGCGTACACCGGGAGCGAGGCCCTTCGCTGCGCGTTCTCCTACTACCGGGCCCTGCCCACCAGCACGCAGCAGATCCAGGACGCCGTCGCGACGGCTCGGCTGACCATGCCCACCATGGCCGTCGGCTCTCACCCCGTCGGCACCGGGCTCGAACGCCAACTCCGTCCCATCGCCGATGACCTGGTCGGACACCATCTCCAGGACTGCGGCCACATCATCCCCCTCGACCGCCCCGACGCGTTGTTCGCGCTCCTTGCTCCCTTCCTATCCGCCGATCTGCCGAAGTGA
- a CDS encoding IS3 family transposase, translating into MADPAELVGVISDQRTEYGIPHTVTCRALGVSQAWFYKWRRRPAAPTNREVRRAKLMERITHFFRRSGDTYGSPRITLDLWSEGWQVSVNTVAELMAELGLQGRKPPRRRRSLTRQGKRKAAPDLVRRGFDAVSPNVLWVGDMTEIETGEGELYLATVLDLFSRRLLGHAMGARHDAALVAASLQMAAATRGGVVDGVIFHSDRGSEGGFRAWW; encoded by the coding sequence GTGGCGGACCCGGCGGAGCTCGTCGGGGTGATCAGCGACCAGAGGACCGAGTACGGCATCCCGCACACCGTCACCTGCCGGGCGCTCGGCGTGTCCCAGGCATGGTTCTACAAGTGGCGGCGGCGCCCGGCCGCGCCGACGAACCGGGAGGTCCGGCGGGCGAAGCTGATGGAGCGGATCACGCACTTCTTCCGCCGCTCGGGCGACACCTACGGCTCCCCGCGGATCACGCTGGACCTGTGGTCCGAGGGCTGGCAGGTGTCGGTGAACACGGTCGCCGAGCTCATGGCCGAGCTGGGGCTGCAGGGCCGCAAGCCGCCGCGCCGGCGCCGCTCGCTCACCCGGCAGGGCAAGCGCAAGGCCGCCCCTGACCTGGTGCGTCGCGGCTTTGACGCTGTCTCACCCAACGTGCTGTGGGTAGGCGATATGACCGAGATCGAGACCGGCGAGGGCGAGCTTTACCTCGCCACCGTCCTTGATCTTTTCTCACGTCGCCTGCTCGGCCATGCGATGGGCGCCCGCCACGACGCCGCCCTGGTCGCGGCATCGTTGCAGATGGCCGCGGCAACGCGCGGTGGGGTGGTGGACGGCGTGATCTTTCATAGCGACCGCGGCAGCGAAGGCGGATTCAGAGCGTGGTGGTGA
- a CDS encoding maleylpyruvate isomerase family mycothiol-dependent enzyme — MTDHLYFPTLLRMIDERSAAFRAAVAAAPSLDADVPSCPGWTLYDLANHLSEGDRFWAYIVLNTAPGDERPSKDGLAAPREREALITWLADSTEQLLTALREAGPDRGCWAWWEPLASPHAVAAVARRRVPESLIHTYDAQLASGTPQELPTTEAVDAIEEFLATVCTGTVPWPGEPATMDYHAAEAGSWRQTVDAAGSRFTRLTAAEAAESKPTAAIYGTASEMALLMYMRIPAGSLRMEGDADLLQQLQDWG, encoded by the coding sequence GTGACTGATCATCTCTACTTCCCCACCCTGCTGCGCATGATTGACGAGCGGTCCGCCGCGTTCCGCGCCGCCGTCGCCGCGGCCCCCAGCCTCGACGCCGACGTCCCGTCCTGCCCGGGCTGGACGCTGTACGACCTGGCGAACCACCTCAGTGAGGGGGACCGCTTCTGGGCCTACATCGTGCTGAACACCGCGCCGGGCGACGAGCGGCCGAGCAAGGACGGGCTGGCGGCGCCCAGGGAGCGCGAGGCCCTCATAACCTGGCTGGCCGACTCGACGGAGCAGCTGCTTACTGCTCTGCGCGAGGCCGGCCCGGACCGGGGCTGCTGGGCCTGGTGGGAGCCGCTGGCCTCGCCGCACGCGGTGGCCGCCGTGGCCCGCCGCCGCGTCCCGGAGTCGCTGATCCACACCTACGACGCCCAACTGGCCTCCGGTACCCCGCAGGAGCTGCCGACGACCGAGGCGGTCGACGCCATCGAGGAGTTCCTCGCCACCGTCTGCACCGGCACGGTCCCGTGGCCGGGCGAGCCCGCCACCATGGACTACCACGCAGCCGAGGCTGGCTCCTGGCGCCAGACGGTGGACGCCGCCGGTTCCCGCTTCACCCGCCTCACCGCGGCGGAGGCCGCCGAGAGCAAGCCCACCGCCGCCATCTACGGCACGGCGAGCGAGATGGCCCTGCTCATGTACATGCGCATCCCGGCCGGCTCGCTGCGGATGGAGGGCGACGCCGACCTGCTCCAGCAGCTGCAGGACTGGGGCTAA
- a CDS encoding winged helix-turn-helix transcriptional regulator has translation MTTRGARAAGRGVRGDLFDPHCPTRQLLDRIGTKWTSMAVKTLADAAPDEVRFAELRRRMPGVSQKMLSVTLRSLTRDGLVSRRVEPTVPPRVFYRLTALGLSLEAALAGLRTWAEEHMAEIDHANEAIDQEVDEG, from the coding sequence GTGACCACCCGAGGAGCCCGGGCCGCCGGTCGTGGGGTACGCGGCGATCTGTTCGATCCCCACTGCCCGACACGGCAGTTGCTGGACCGTATCGGTACGAAGTGGACGTCCATGGCCGTCAAGACGCTCGCCGATGCCGCACCGGACGAGGTGCGCTTCGCAGAGCTGAGACGCCGGATGCCCGGCGTCTCGCAGAAGATGCTGTCCGTGACGCTGCGAAGCCTGACCCGCGACGGGCTGGTGTCGCGTCGGGTCGAACCGACGGTGCCGCCGCGGGTCTTCTACCGACTCACCGCACTCGGGCTGTCCCTGGAAGCCGCGCTTGCGGGGCTGCGGACCTGGGCGGAGGAGCACATGGCCGAGATCGACCATGCCAACGAAGCCATCGACCAGGAGGTCGATGAGGGATAG
- a CDS encoding deoxyribose-phosphate aldolase, with protein sequence MTADPGPLALAARHRPDLGHLTELRVTNPQAVAEALLLRPRFDRTALARPLFVLAADHPARGALAAGGSPTAMGDRHELLARCIEALARPGVDGFLGTADLVEDLALLGALDGKLVLGSMNRGGLPGAAFELDDRFTGYDARGIAEAGLDGGKLLLRLDPGDHGTATTLESAAHAVDQLNERGLIAMVEPFSSHREGGRVVNRLTADDQMWANNIAQGLGRTTAHTWLKVPVVEDMERMMASTTLPAMLLGGEGGGDRDALFASWRRALRIPQIRGLMIGRTLLYPPDGDVAGAIDTAVSLLER encoded by the coding sequence GTGACCGCAGACCCCGGCCCGCTCGCTCTGGCCGCCCGCCACCGCCCCGACCTGGGCCACCTGACGGAGCTCCGGGTGACCAACCCGCAGGCCGTCGCCGAGGCCCTGCTGCTGCGCCCGCGCTTCGACCGGACGGCGCTGGCCCGGCCGCTGTTCGTCCTGGCCGCCGACCACCCGGCGCGCGGCGCGCTGGCGGCCGGCGGCTCCCCGACCGCGATGGGCGACCGGCACGAACTGCTCGCCCGCTGCATCGAGGCACTCGCCCGCCCGGGTGTGGACGGCTTCCTCGGCACCGCCGACCTGGTGGAGGACCTCGCCCTGCTCGGCGCCCTCGACGGCAAACTGGTGCTCGGCTCGATGAACCGCGGCGGTCTGCCCGGCGCCGCTTTCGAACTCGACGACCGCTTCACCGGCTACGACGCCCGCGGCATCGCCGAGGCGGGCCTGGACGGCGGCAAGCTGCTGCTGCGCCTCGACCCCGGCGACCACGGCACCGCCACCACTCTGGAGAGCGCCGCCCACGCCGTCGACCAGCTGAACGAACGCGGCCTGATCGCCATGGTTGAGCCGTTCAGCTCCCACCGGGAGGGCGGCCGGGTGGTCAACCGGCTCACCGCGGACGACCAGATGTGGGCCAACAACATCGCCCAGGGCCTCGGCCGCACCACCGCCCACACCTGGCTCAAAGTACCGGTGGTCGAGGACATGGAGCGGATGATGGCCTCCACCACCCTGCCCGCGATGCTGCTCGGCGGCGAGGGCGGCGGCGACCGCGACGCGCTCTTCGCATCGTGGCGACGCGCGCTGCGGATCCCCCAGATCCGCGGCCTGATGATCGGCCGCACCCTGCTGTACCCGCCGGACGGCGACGTCGCGGGCGCCATCGACACCGCCGTCTCGCTGCTGGAGCGCTGA
- a CDS encoding transposase: MADKRRKFDAEFREGAVRIVAETGKTLAEVARDLGINETTLATWVSRARQAGGTGPGEGEELARLRRENAQLKRDNKELAMERDVLKRCMVLWVK; this comes from the coding sequence ATGGCAGACAAGAGGCGGAAGTTCGACGCGGAGTTCCGCGAGGGGGCTGTGCGGATCGTCGCCGAGACCGGCAAGACGCTGGCCGAGGTGGCGAGGGACCTGGGGATCAACGAGACGACCCTGGCGACCTGGGTCTCGCGGGCCCGGCAAGCCGGTGGCACCGGGCCCGGGGAGGGTGAGGAGCTGGCGCGACTTCGCCGGGAGAACGCTCAACTGAAGCGGGACAACAAAGAGTTGGCGATGGAGCGTGATGTCCTCAAACGCTGCATGGTCCTGTGGGTGAAGTAG
- the iolC gene encoding 5-dehydro-2-deoxygluconokinase, whose product MNRPHDLITLGRVGVDLYPQQTGVPLAEVETFARSLGGTATNVAVAAARHGLRTAVATGVGDDRFAPYVRTALRRFGVDDSQVVTVTGRQTPVVFCEIHPPDDFPILFYRAPIAPDQCLTCEDLDLAAFARARMIWITGGGLAVEPSRTTTLEVAALRAPGADTVLDLDWRPSFWSRPEDARHWYARALELATVAVGNRDEAKVAVGTRDPDKAADLLLASGVRLAVIKQGPHGVLARTPTEEVVVEPITVRVVNGLGAGDAFGGALAAGLLAGRPLREVVETANAAGALVAGRLACADDMPEPHEVTELLWRNARRHPQDPPLSVPPRAFTLAAHRPRDVSP is encoded by the coding sequence ATGAACCGCCCCCACGACCTGATCACCCTGGGCCGGGTCGGCGTCGACCTCTACCCCCAGCAGACCGGTGTGCCGCTCGCCGAGGTCGAGACCTTCGCCCGGTCGCTCGGCGGCACCGCCACCAACGTGGCCGTCGCCGCCGCCCGCCATGGCCTGCGCACGGCGGTCGCCACCGGCGTCGGCGACGACCGCTTCGCGCCGTACGTGCGCACCGCGCTGCGCCGCTTCGGAGTCGACGACAGCCAGGTGGTGACGGTGACGGGCCGGCAGACCCCGGTGGTGTTCTGCGAGATCCACCCGCCGGACGACTTCCCGATCCTGTTCTACCGTGCCCCGATCGCCCCGGACCAGTGCCTGACCTGCGAGGACCTCGACCTCGCGGCCTTCGCCCGGGCCCGGATGATCTGGATCACCGGCGGCGGCCTGGCCGTCGAACCGTCCAGGACCACCACCCTGGAGGTTGCGGCGCTGCGCGCGCCCGGCGCCGACACCGTGCTCGACCTGGACTGGCGGCCCTCGTTCTGGTCCCGTCCCGAGGACGCCCGGCACTGGTACGCACGGGCGCTGGAGCTGGCCACCGTCGCCGTCGGCAACCGCGACGAGGCCAAGGTCGCCGTCGGCACCCGCGACCCCGACAAGGCCGCCGATCTGCTGCTGGCCAGCGGGGTACGGCTCGCCGTCATCAAGCAGGGCCCGCACGGCGTGCTGGCCCGCACCCCCACCGAGGAGGTCGTGGTCGAGCCGATCACCGTCCGGGTGGTCAACGGCCTGGGCGCGGGCGACGCCTTCGGCGGCGCGCTCGCCGCCGGGCTGCTCGCCGGCCGCCCGCTGCGGGAGGTCGTCGAGACCGCCAACGCCGCCGGCGCACTGGTCGCCGGGCGGCTCGCCTGCGCCGACGACATGCCCGAGCCGCACGAGGTGACCGAGTTGCTCTGGCGCAACGCCCGCCGCCACCCGCAGGACCCGCCACTGTCCGTACCACCCCGCGCCTTCACCCTGGCCGCCCACCGACCCCGGGACGTGAGCCCGTGA
- a CDS encoding transposase: MPSDAHPPADQADRQHSPAGRGQLAVGGTRGEQVCPTASTGWGFSLGWTSGERLGVFQDLADHGFDGSGSDAASRLGERGRPARRVHDPHHDRQRQVPFDVSKKVKGRKRFIVADTLGLLLAVHVVAASVQDRDGARRLLLDPARPPWCPEDLADQGFAGRLVDRTTQILRRQPARTTGPTPPSTPRTGLRRLPARPAQGPDTACWEDLRHGLPAPRPPRPGPPLVRRDRSACPGRPRRGARPARRRG, encoded by the coding sequence ATGCCATCGGACGCCCATCCGCCAGCCGATCAGGCAGACCGGCAACACAGCCCAGCGGGCCGGGGCCAGCTTGCTGTGGGTGGGACCCGCGGTGAGCAGGTCTGTCCCACCGCGAGCACGGGATGGGGATTTTCTCTGGGATGGACCAGCGGCGAGCGTCTCGGTGTGTTCCAGGATCTCGCCGATCACGGCTTCGATGGCTCCGGATCTGACGCCGCCTCCCGCCTCGGCGAACGAGGACGCCCCGCGCGCCGCGTTCATGATCCCCACCACGACCGGCAAAGGCAGGTCCCTTTCGACGTGAGCAAGAAGGTCAAAGGCCGCAAGCGGTTCATCGTCGCCGACACCCTCGGCCTGCTTCTGGCCGTGCACGTTGTCGCGGCCAGCGTCCAGGACCGCGACGGCGCCCGCCGCCTGCTGCTGGACCCGGCTCGACCGCCCTGGTGTCCGGAAGATCTGGCGGACCAGGGCTTCGCCGGCCGCCTCGTCGACCGGACCACCCAGATCCTCCGCCGTCAGCCGGCGCGCACCACCGGGCCCACGCCGCCCTCAACTCCTCGTACGGGGCTGCGCCGTCTCCCGGCGAGGCCCGCGCAAGGGCCCGACACCGCCTGCTGGGAGGATCTCCGGCATGGACTCCCCGCTCCGCGTCCTCCACGTCCTGGGCCACCGCTCGTTCGCCGAGATCGGTCAGCCTGTCCTGGCCGTCCCCGACGAGGGGCGCGGCCTGCTCGCCGTCGCGGGTGA